The genomic DNA TAGCGTTTGCCCTTGCAGGAATAGCGCGCGTGAAAATCCTGCGGTACCTCGCAGCAAGCTGTCGCTGCAATGGTCGGTGGTAACTTAACGTTTAAGGCTGGCACCAGCCGCTCGCATGGGATACGGTTGTCGGTAAAAAACGAAACACAGTACATCGCGGCACTGACCCCAGAATCGGTGCGGGAGCAGCCCTTGACGTCGGGGCGGTGCTTTAATACCGCTTCCAGCGCATCCTGAAAGGTCTGCATTATAGTGGGGGCATTCTTCTGCACCTGCCAGCCGCAAAACGTCCGACCATCAAACCGCAGCGTCACCAGTAAATTTCGCAAAACAACACCTCATGGCTCAATCAATAAAAATCAACCTCAGTACATCGACGGGAATATAAAGTTCAGCGCAATGACCAACGTCACCATAAGCAGTGAGAACGCCAATGCCCAAAAGTCCCGCGGAGCATATATAAGCTGCTTCATGCGTGTGCGGCCCTCGTCGCCATGGTAGCAACGACATTCCATCGCCAACGCCAGCTCGTCCGCACGCCGAAACGACGACACAAACAGCGGAATTAAAATCGGAATTAGCGCCTTGGCCCGGTCAATCAGTCCGCCCGATTCCATATCGGCTCCACGCGCCTTCTGCGCCGACATAATTTTATCCGTTTCTTCGATCAGCGTCGGGATAAAGCGCAGCGCGATGGTCATCATCATGGCCAGTTCGTGTACCGGTACGCGCAAGCGCTTCAGCGGCGACAACAGCCGCTCAATCGCGTCGGTAAGCGCAATCGGCGAGGTGGTATAGGTTAAGAGCGATGTACCCGCAATCAGGCAGATGATGCGAATCACCATCAATACTGCCAGCAGTACACCCTCGCGCGTTATTTTTATAATCCAGAGTTCATAAACTGGTGTGCCTTCAACAAATATCATATTGAGCACCGCGGTGAACAGAATAATTGGCACCACAGGCTTGAGACTATTTTTAACCATCACCAGCGGGATGCCTGAAATGAGATAGCCCGCCAGCCCCACGGCGGCACAAAGTAGCAGCCCCGCCATGTTGTTGGTAATAAACAACGCCGTGATATAGCACATGGTCATGATAATTTTCATACGCGGGTCAAGTCGGTGCAAGACCGAATCGCCAGGGAAATACTGGCCGATGGTAATGTCTTTAAGCATGTGCGCCACCCGCCTTTCCCAACGCGCGCAACAGTTCTCGCCGCGCGGCCTCAACGGTATAAACCTGCGTGCTAACGTCAAATCCTCGGTTTTTAAGTTCCATAAAAATCTTGGTCACTTGCGGGGCCGCAAGACCCATGTTTACCAACTCTTCGGTACGCGAGAACACCTCTTCAACCGTACCATAGGCAAACAATTTCGAGTCGTTAACCACCAGCACTTTCTTAGCGTGGCGCGCGACATCTTCCATGCTGTGCGAAACAAGCAGCACCGTGCTGCCGGTTTTTTTGTGGTATTGATTTATCTGGCCAAAAATCTGCTCGCGCCCCTTGGGGTCAAGCCCCGCAGTAGGCTCGTCTAAAATCAGCACCTTCGGGCGCATGGCTAGCACACCCGCGATGGCAACGCGGCGCTTCTGCCCGCCCGAAAGCTCAAACGGTGATTTTTGCATCACATCGGGATCAAGGCCAACAAATCCGGCAGCCTCATGGACGCGATCTTTGATCTCCGCGGCCGACAAACCCATGTTTGTCGGGCCAAAGGCGATATCTTTTTCAACCGTCTCTTCAAAGAGTTGATACTCAGGATACTGAAACACCAGCCCGACAAGAAAGCGAAATTCCCGAATCTTCTTCGGGTTGGCCCAAATATCCCGCCCAAAGATCGAAATGGTGCCGGAGGTCGGGCGAAGCAGCCCATTTAAATGCTGGATAAAAGTCGACTTGCCCGAGCCGGTGTGCCCAATGACCCCAACAAAATCGCCCTCTTCTATCTCCAACGAAAAATCGTCCACCGCAATTTTTTCAAACGGCGTCCCGGGGGAATAGACGTAGCTGACGTGGTCGACTTTTACCGCAATCATGCTTTTGCCCCCTTTGTGGCCGAAAGCAGCTTCGTGAGCGCTTCGACACATTCTTCGTCGGTAATGATATCCTTAGGCAAGTCGATGCCGCTGCGGCGCAGCTCGTAGACGATTTCGGTGGCCTGCGGCACATCGAGCCCGACTTGTTTGAGCAACGACACGTGTGAAAACACCACTTTTGGGGTATCGTCAAGCAGCACTTTGCCACCATCCATAACCACCACCCGCTGACAGGCGGCAGCTTCGTCCATGTAATGCGTGATCAAAATAATGGTCACGCCAAAATCGTGATTTAACCGCGTAATTGTCTCCATAACTTCCTCGCGTCCGCGCGGGTCGAGCATCGCGGTCGGCTCGTCGAGAATAATCAACTTTGGCATCATCGCGATGATCCCCGCAATGGCGATGCGCTGCTTCTGTCCACCCGAAAGCTGGTGCGGCGCGTGCAGACGGTAGTCATGCATCCCCACTTCATTAAGGGCTTCATCCACCCGCTGCCGAATCTCATCGGGCGGGACGCCGAGGTTTTCAAGCCCAAACGCCACATCCTCTTCGACGATGGTAGCGACAATCTGGTTATCAGGGTTTTGAAACACCATACCTGCCGTGCGGCGTAAATCTAAAAGCCTGTCCTCGTCAGCGGTATTGATGCCGTCTACGTAGCAAACGCCACCCTGTGGCAGCAAAATGGCATTTAAGTGCTTAGCAAAGGTCGATTTGCCCGAGCCGTTATGCCCGAGCACCGCCACCATTTCTCCATGTCGCACAGTCAGGTTCACCCTGTCCAGCGCAGCTTCATGCTCGCCGGGGTAGGTAAAAACCAAATCCTGAGCGCTGATAATGTTCTCCATAGTACTCCTTCTTTGCTTCTTGGTGCTCCCCGCCCGTTAACAGCGGTGGAACCCGAAAGTGAATGGGGTATTTCATGCTTGTCCAGCCCAAATAGCGGTGGAACCCTGCGGCAGCACCAGCCCGTTTGATGACACCGGCAGACCGATTTCAGAGGCGGTACATGTCCCGTTATTTTTGCCCGCAGTCACCGAGAGCAGATATTGCATCACCGAAGGCGAAAGCCCAGTGGTGTAGGAATTCAACAACAAAAACAGTGCGTCGGGAGATAGGAGCTGCGTCACAAGACTGCAAAGCTCAAAGATATTATCTTCCAGTTTCCAAACCTCGCCGCCCGGCCCCCGCCCATAGGAGGGCGGATCCATAACGATGCCGTCGTAAGTGTTGCCGCGGCGAATTTCGCGTTCAATAAACTTTTTGCAATCATCAACAATCCAGCGAATCGGCGCACTTTCTAGACCCGACAGCTTTGCGTTGTCGCGCGCCCACTGCACCATACCCTTGGCCGCATCAACATGTACAACCGAAGCGCCCGCCGCTGCGCAAGCCAGCGTTGCGCCACCGGTGTAGGCAAAGAGATTAAGCACCTTGACCGGGCGACTCACCTTTTTGATGGCGTCGGCCATATAGTCCCAGTTTACAGCCTGCTCAGGGAAGAGGCCGGTATGCTTAAACCCTGTTGGGCGTATCAAAAAGCGTAGGTTTTTATAACTGATGGCCCATTCGGCCTTTTTGAGCGTCCGCTGTTCCCATCTACCCCCGCCCTCGGCGGAACGGTGGTAACGGGCGTCAGCCTTCTCCCAGCGCGCGCCCTTTGGCGTGCTCCAGATCACCTGGGGGTCGGGGCGAGCGAGCAATACGTCGCCCCAACGCTCAAGTTTTTCGCCCCCGCTCGCATCTATCAGTTCAAAATCTTTCCAGTCGGCAGAAAATCTCATCCGGTTCTCCTTATTAATTGAAAATCCAGGCCCCTCTTGAATGGGACAATCTCAAATTAAGTGTGTGCTGATGGCGGTGGCAATATCGTTGGCCGCCTTCTCAATTTCGTCGGCCAATTCACCCTCAACCATCACCCTTATGTACGGTTCGGTACCGGAGGCGCGCACGACCACACGGCCCCGCCCCTGTAACGTCTTCTGCCAGCGGTTAATCTCGCCGCAAACCGCCGGATGGGTTTCCAGTGCGGATTTCATGCTGGGGGTCGCGTTCACGTTATGCATAATCTGAGGGAATCGCTTCATTTCGCCGCCCAGTGCCGACAACGGCTTGTGGGCAGCGGCTAACGCATTGAGCAGCATCACGGCTGAAAGCTGACCGTCACCCGTGGTGGCGTGCTCTAAGAATATCATATGACCCGACTGCTCGCCGCCTAGTGAAAGGTTTTTCTCACGCATAACCTCCAGCACATAACGGTCACCTACTTTTGTGATTTCGGTTTTTGTTCCGCGGCTTTTCATCAACTCAAAAAATCCGAAATTAGTCATTGAAGTGACCACAACGGTATCGTCATTCAGCTTACCTTGGGTGGAAAGATAGGCGCTAAGAATCGAAATCAAAACGTCGCCATCAAGCAAATTGCCCTTTTCGTCCACCGCCAACAGGCGGTCAGCGTCGCCGTCAAAGGCAAGCCCCGCAGTATAACTACCCTTTGTCACGAGCGGCGCAAAGCGTTCGATATGGGTGGAGCCGCAGCCGTCGTTGATGTTTACGCCGTCCGGCTTGTCGGCCAGAAAATCGGCCTCAACACCCATCGCATCAAACAATCTTTTTGCGGTCGCAGCAGCGCTGCCGTTGGCACAGTCTATCAGCAGCCTGCCCGAAAATCCGCCAGCGTAAATATTAGCGATATAATTAATGTAACTGCTCACGGCATCCTCGGCGCTTTTCACGCGGCCCATGCAGTTGTGGGTTTTAAACTCATAAGGCTTGGTTCCATCCAAGATAATGGCTTCGATCTCGGCCTCCTCAGCGTCGGTTAGCTTATAGCCGCTTGCGCCGAACAGCTTGATGCCATTAAATTCATACGGGTTATGGCTGGCTGAAAGCATGACCCCCGCATCCGCTTTATAGTGCTGTACCAGATATGCCACCGCTGGCGTAGGCACCACTCCCAGTAGCAAGACATCCGCTCCGACCGAGCACAGGCCTGCCGTCACTGCGGCCTGCAGCATATCGCCAGAGATACGGGTATCGCGCCCGATGACCACCAGCGGCTTTTTATGCGTTTCCGCCGCTAACACCATCGCTGCCGCCCGCCCAATATTCATGGCCAGTTCGGTTGTCAGTTCAATTCCGGCCACACCGCGTGCGCCGTCGGTTCCAAATATTCTTCCCAAAGTAATTCCTCCCCTGCCGGGCAGTTGGTTTAGCCCCGCAAGTTATTGATATGTTGTCACACTTCAAAGTAAGCTAGTCTGATCCGAATCATTTTGTGGAGAAATAAGGCCGAGATGCTGCACCGCCAGCGCTGTTGTACAGCGCCCGCGCGGCGTTCGCGCCAAAAAGCCCAGCTGCATCAGATAGGGCTCGTAAACATCTTCGATGGTGATGGCTTCCTCGCCAGTGGCGGCGGCAAGCGTTTCAAGCCCGACGGGGCCACCGTTGTAGTTCTTGATGATCACGGTGAGCATACGCCGGTCAATTGCATCCAGTCCCAGCCGGTCAATTTCCAGCCGAGAAAGCGCAATATCAGAAATATCACTGGTGATAACGCCGTCTCCCATGACCTGCGCAAAATCTCGCACGCGTTTTAAGAGCCGATTAGCGATACGCGGCGTGCCCCTTGCACGGTGTGCCAGTTCGACGGCACCTTGCGCTTCACACGGAATGTCTAGAATCTTGGCGCTACGCACGATGATTTCGGCCAACTCTTCGGGGTTATAAAGCTCCAGGCGCATCTGTACGCCGAAGCGATCTCGCAACGGCGCGGAAAGCTGCCCCGCACGAGTCGTAGCACCAATCAGTGTAAAACGCGGCAAATCGAGCCGGATAGAGCGCGCCGATGGCCCCTTGCCAATCATGATATCCAGCTCAAAGTCCTCCATCGCGGGGTACAAAACCTCCTCCACCGAGCGGTTGAGACGATGTATTTCGTCGATGAACAGAATATCGCCCTCGCCAAGGTTGGTCAGCAGCGCCACCAGATCGCCCTGGCGCTCAAGCGCCGGACCGGAGGTGACGCGGATCTGTACCCCCATCTCATTGGCTATAATCTGCGCCAGTGTGGTTTTACCCAGTCCTGGCGGGCCGTAGAATAGCGCGTGATCCAGCGGTTCCGCCCTAAGGCGGGCCGCCTCTAAAAATATCTTAAGGTTTTCCTTGACCTTGGTCTGGCCGATATATTCGTCCAAGCTGCGCGGGCGCAACGACAGCTCGGTTTCAGAATCGAGCCGTGTATACTCCGGCGCAACGATGCGATTTTCAAAATCAGTTTCATCATTTCGCAGCAAGAAAAGACCTCCTTTTTATGGTTGTGGCAGTGTGGTTAAAGCACTAGAAGCGCGCAAGTTTTTTTAAGCCGCGCTTGACCAGCGTTTCCACCGACATCTCATCGGTGCAGTCAGCCAACGCGCCTGCCGCTTCCGACTGGCTGTAGCCCAGCGCCGCTAAAGCGGCTATCGCCTCGCTGAGGTTGCCGCCCTTAGTCGTGGAAGCTGAAACTGCCTCCAGCACCTTGGTATCGGCCGAACCAAAGCCGCCTAGCTTGTCCTTTAACTCCAAAACAATGCGCTGCGCAAGCTTGTTGCCCACACCCACCGAACGAGTCAGCGCCTTAGCATCACCGGAAGCCACCGCTAAAGCCAGCTGACTGGAACTAAAGTCAGATAACAGAGTCAGCGCCAATCTAGCCCCCACCCCGTTGACCGTGGTCAGCAACCGAAAACTCGCCAACTCCTGCGCGTCAGCAAAACCAAAAAGGTCTACCGTGTCATCACGTACCACCATATGGGTCAACAAAAGCACCTCGCTGCCTGTGCACGGCATTTTAGTTAGGGTGTTGAGTGAAACGGCGCAACGATAACCCACACCAGCACACTCCACCACAACGCCACCCGGCTCAGCGAGCAAGAGCTCCCCTCTAAGTGAATAAATCATCGGTTCCTCCTGTTGTTGTCGTTTAGCACCGCGCGCCGCATCGTTGAAACCGATGCGCTGTGCGCGTGACAAATCGCTATGGCCAACGCGTCGGCGACATCATCCGGCTTAGGACATTCCGGCAGACACAATAGCCGCCGGGTCATGTCCATCACTTGACGTTTTTCGGCCTTGCCATAGCCAACCACTGCCTGCTTGACCTGCATAGGATTATATTCGAACGGCTCAATGTCATACTGTGCTGCCGCTAGCAAAATGACCCCTCTGGCTTGCGCTACATAGATGCCTGTCGTCTTGTTCTGCGAAAAAAAAAGCTCTTCTATCGCCATGGCGTCGGGGCGTACCCGCTCAATCAGCGCGCACATGTCGCTGTAAATGGACGCCAGTCGCTTTTCAAACGGAACCTTGGGCGGCGTGGTAATTGCATCCGCCTCCAACATGGCAAATCGGCCGCGGTCGTAAGAAACCGCACCGCAACCGACAATGGCATACCCTGGGTCTATGCCTAATACCACCATCGGCTTACCTCCCTTGTTTGTCGTAAATGGGTATATCTGACTTATTATAGCATAGACAGCCCTTTCCAACAAGCAGTCAAGCGTCGTTTTTATGAGCATTGCATGTGTCATTTGTAAACAAAACTGCTCTCGTGATGACGTCAACCGCACCACCTTTGGAGCATGATTAATGATATATAAATGTCATTCTTTCATACCGTCATATCTGGTTAAAGAAGATGTACATCCCGATACCGCATTTAATGTTTACAAACCTTACCATCTATAGTAAGTATGGAGGAAATGTTTGACAAAAGGATGATGGACGTGTTATGTAAACATTGTGGTTAAAGAGATTCCTGGAAACAGCAAATTCTGCCGGTACTGCGGTCAGCCCGTTGTGTCGCAATGTGAAAGCCCCACCAATGAGCCACCCGAGATGCAACAACAGCAAATCTGATGCTGCAGCTGAGTGACAAAATACTGTACAACATGCGTTATGCATTAGGCAGCGATGGTACTATTATCGCTAAAGACAGACTCTTTAAAGATCGGGGATACGGAGAGCTAATTTTTGACAATCCAATCAATCCTGATAAATGGGTAAAAAACGCCGCAGATTTTAACAATGCCGAGGATGAGATAACGTTGACAGAGTTTACTGCCATTGATCTTGGGATGACCTACAAAGAGGCGTGCGCTATCATCAGCAGCCACGGCATCGAAAATTATCGCGTTAATGTTCTAGGATACGAAACCGTAATCTACACCTGGGAAGGTATTGGTACCAAGGAGGCCAGCGCTACCCTGACCTTTACCGACGGTTTATTAATTGCTAAGGAACAGAACGCCCTAAAGCAAATATTGAGATTAAGACCGCATTGCAGCTAAAACAGCTTGACCATGCGGTCTTATTTTATCTTTCTTCGCCACTTCAATTCCTGACGGTATCACATTTTAAATTAAAAAGCGTCTTTGTATGGAATATTATTTCCACCGTCGTTGTTGTCTGGGTTCTATTTCAAAGGCAAAAGGTATTGGGCATAGCAAGAATGGAAAACGCTATTTTGTCGTCAAAATTTTCAACGCAAAACAAAAACCGCACTGCCCGCCGAAAACGGCTTAGCAATGCGGTTTTTTCTGGTGGACGATAACGGGCTCGAACCGCTGACCCTTCGCACGTCAAGCGAATGCTCTACCAGCTGAGCTAATCGTCCATGTCACTTCAAGCGACGTAGGCAATTATACAACACGAAACTAAAAAAAGCAAGGGGTTTGTCCCACTTTTTTAAATTTTTTTTACTAAACACCATTGTAACGCTTAGAAATGCGAAAAAACCGATTAAGGGCTTACAATTTCTTAATGATCTTGAAGAAAACCGGCGTCTAAATGCGAAATATAAAGATATTCAGACTATAATCGCTATAATTTAAAAATTCGGGGATTTGTCGCCGCTTTTTCTAGTTAGCATTTTACCTTGCTAAACTGTTATAATGAGACCTGTTCAAATATCATGTGAAAGGAATGGACCCTCATGAAAAAGATTATTTGCGCAACTCTCGCAGCCGCAATGGCGCTTGCTCTGACTGCCTGCGGCGGCGCTTCTTCCAGTGTTTCAACTCCCGCTTCCTCCGAGGCATCGGCTGCTTCTTCCGCCGCCCCCGCTAAAGAAACCTATATCGAGTTGACCGAAGACCTCGGCGCCGAAGAATACGGCGTAGGTTTTCGCAACGGTGACATCGCCTTTGGCCTTGAGGTACAAAAATACTTAGACGAGATGATTGCCGACGGCACCGCCGCTGAAATTTCTCAGAAGTGGTTTGATACCGACGCACTTTTTAAGGACAAGGGTTTCCTTGAGGAATCCGAAGCGCCCGCCGACGACAAGTCGCTTGAAAGCATCAAATCTAAAGGCAAGTTCATCGTCGGCCTTGACGACAGCTATCCCCCCATGGGCTTCCGCGATGATAAAAATGAGATTGTTGGCTTTGATATCGACCTCGCCAGAGAAGTTGCCAAGCGTATGGGCGTCGAAGTTGAGTTCCAGCCCATCGATTGGGATTCTAAAGAGCTTGAGCTCAACGCAGGAAAAATCGACTGTATCTGGAATGGTATGACCATTACCTCCGAGCGCGTCGCAAATATGTACTTCACCAAGCCCTATATTGCCAACCAGCAGATCATCATTGTCCCCGCTTCGTCCGGTATCACCACTAAGACGCAGCTTGAGGGCAAGATTGTCGGCCTGCAAAAAGGTTCTTCCTCGCTTGAAGCGCTCACCTCTGACCCCATTGGTGACAAAGTCAAGGAAATTGTGGAGTATCCCGATAACGTCTCGGCTTACATGGATTTACAAGCTGGACGAATAGACGTTTTTGTTGTAGACTCTGTTGTGGGTCGATATGTCATCGCACAGAACGCCCGATAATTAAAACGGAAACGGTGGTCGTAAATCAATGCTAAAAAATTTTTTTGACATCGCCATACTGCTGACTGACGGTGTCAAATATACCCTTGCGCTTTTTGCGGTCACCATTGTTGGGTCGATGCCGCTGGGGTTGTTGCTCACATTTATGCGCATCGGAAAAAGTACCATTCTCCGTGGTATAACTAGCTTTTATGTGTACATAATGCGCGGAACACCGTTGCTGTTACAGCTTTACTTCTTTTATTATGGCCTACCATTTATTCCCGGCATGAAAAACGTCATCGTGCTCGACCGACTAACAGCGGCGATGCTCGCTTTTGTTTTGAATTACGCGGCCTATTTCTGCGAGATTTTCCGCGGTGGCATCATTTCGGTGGACAAGGGTCAATATGAAGCTGCCCGCGTGCTGGGCTTTTCCAAAGTACAAACGCTGTTTAAAATTGTACTGCCACAGATGTTGCGCGTGTCGCTGCCCTCCATCGCCAACGAGAGCATTACACTGGTTAAGGATACGGCGCTGGTCACGGTTATCGGCGTCACCGAGATTCTGTATTTTGCCAAGGCGACGGTCAACCGTCAGGCGGTGTTCACCGCTTATCCCGTGGCGGCGGTGTTTTATCTGTTGATGACTTATATCATCACCAAGCTGTTCGATTATCTCGAACGCAAATACAGCTTTTAAGGGGGGCGCGCTAATATTATGAGTATTATTGAAGTACGCAACCTTAAAAAAAGCTTTGGCGATGTAAGAGTACTCGACGGTGTCTCCTTTTCGGTCGAAAAGGGAGAAGCCATTGCGGTCATCGGCCCCTCCGGCTCAGGCAAAAGCACCATGCTGCGCTGTCTGATCGGTTTAGAACGTGCAGACGGTGGCGATATTATCATCGAAGGCGACCCGCTCATGCAAAATGGCGTCTATGTCGGCGACGCTCAGATGCGTAAGGCTTGCGCTAAAATGGGTATGGTATTCCAAAGCTTTAATCTTTTTCCGCATATGACCGTGCTCAATAATCTGATTGCGGCACCGACAATAGTGCGCAAAGAAGATAAAACCGAGGCTACCGAGCGCGCCCGCACGCTACTGAGTGACGTGGGGCTCTTGGATAAGGCCAATGTCTACCCCTCAGCGCTTTCGGGCGGACAAAAACAGCGTGTGGCCATCGCCCGCGCGCTGATGATGAACCCCGATCTATTGCTGTTCGATGAACCAACCTCGTCACTTGACCCTCAGCTGACTGCCGAGGTGCTGGCGGTGATGAAAAAGCTGGTGAAAAAGCGCATGACCATGATCGTTGTTACCCATGAGATGGGTTTTGCCCGAGAGGCTGCTGATAAAGTGATGTTCATGTGTGATTGCAACATCGTTGAGATGGGTACCACCAAGGAAGTTTTTGATCACCCTAAAGACCCGCGTATTCGGGAGTTCATACAAAGTATTTTATAAAATCAGGCTATATTGCATTAAATTGATGCAATATAGCCTGATTTTTGCACCTTTTTTGTTTTTTGTCATATCATGCTACTGTAAAAAGCATGCAGGAGGTTTGTTATGCCAAAAATATATTTGAGCCCCTCAACACAAGAGGGCAACTTTTATGTCACCGGCGGCTCAGAGGAATACCATATGAACCAACTGGCCGATGCACTTGAGCCATACTTACGGGCAAACGCCATCGGCTTTACCCGCAACAATCCTAACCAAACTGTTGTTTCAATCATACGCCAGTCCAACGCCGGGGATTATGCACTGCATCTAGCGCTTCATTCCAACGCTGCGCCCGAATACGGCACCTTGCGCGGCGTGGATATTTACTATTTCCCCGGCAGCTATTCGGGGCAGCGTGCGGCTAATATCGCCGTCCGGCGCTTTAAGGAAATTTATCCGCTGCCAGACAAGGTACGCGCACTTACCACGACGAGACTCGGCGAGGTCGACAAGGTCAAGGCTCCCGCACTGTTCCTTGAAATTGGGTACCATGACAACGAGGAAGATGCCAATTGGGTAACCGAGAATCTTGACACCATTGCCAAAACGATTGGTCAGACACTTGCAGAATATTTTGGGCAGCCGTTTGTCAGCCCGATTCAGCCGCAGCAGGCAACAGTGTCCACCTCGGGTTCAAATCTGAACATACGCGCCCGTCCCAGTACCTCAGCGGCAGTCATCGGCAGCATTCCGAACGGTGCCAAAGTCACGGTCTATGGTTTGTTGCCTGAGTGGGCCAGCGTCTCTTACAACAATAATATCGGCTTTGTCAACAGAAAGTATTTGAATATTTAGTTTGCCTTTTAATACCTGCGTAAAAGCGCGTCGTCGGTTCGCCGCGCTTTTGCAGGTGTTACAAAGGTAAATGTTCATATTTTAAATTAAGAATTCGTCAAACGTTTACAGCTTTCTCTTTGACATCGAGACATTTTCAGGCTACAATACTAAATGGTATCGGCAGAAGGTCGGCAATAAATTTAAATTTTATCGTCGCTGACATGTTGCACTTATGCCTGTGCCAAATGCGGACAAAATTAAGAGGAAACAATTCAAATTTAAAGATAAAAAAGAGGTATCGCCGATGGGCATTTTTGACAAGATATTCGGAAACTACTCCGACAAGGAACTAAAGCGCATCCGGCCTATTGCCAACAGCGTTATGGCGCTGGAAGGCAAATATGCAGCTCTCACCAACGCAGAGCTCAAGGCCGTAACACCTGCTTTGAAGGCTCGCCTGCAAGCTGGAGAAACGCTTGACGACATTTTGCCCGACGCCTTTGCCGCTTGCCGTGAGGCAGCGTGGCGCGTGCTGGGGATGAAGCACTTCCCTGTTCAGATTATCGGCGGCATTGTGCTTCATCAAGGACGCATTGCCGAGATGAAAACCGGTGAAGGAAAGACGCTGGTCGCCACGTTACCGTCTTATCTCAATGCGCTCTCGGGTGAGGGCGTTCACATCGTGACCGTCAACGAATATCTGGCCCGCCGCGATAGCGAGTGGATGGGCAAGGTGCACCGTTTCATGGGGCTGACCGTCGGTCTGGCCGTGCCCGGTATGGATAACGACGAAAAGCGCAAAGCTTATACTTGCGATATCACTTATGCCACCAATAACGAACTTGGCTTTGACTATCTGCGCGACAACATGGTTGTGTACAAAGAGCAGATGGTACAGCGCGGACATGCCTTTGCCATCGTCGACGAAGTTGACTCCATCCTGATCGACGAAGCAAGAACGCCGCTGATTATTTCGGGACAGGGTGACAAATCTAGCGACCTTTATGAGCGCGCCGACAAGTTTGCCAAAGGCTTGACCCGCACTAAGGTGACCGAGCTTGACGACAAACAGGAGCAGGAAGTGCTTGAAGGCGATTTCATTGTTGACGAAAAGGCCCGCACTGCCACCCTTACCCAGTCGGGCGTAAAAAAGGCCGAGCGCTATTTTAGCATTGAAAACCTCACCGACGCCGATAACATCACGCTGTCTCACCACATTAATCAGGCCATCAAAGCCAACGGCATCATGCAGCGTGACGTAGATTACGTCGTCAAAGACGACGAGGTTATTATCGTTGACGAGTTCACCGGCCGCCTGATGATCGGTCGTCGTTATAACGAAGGGTTGCATCAGGCTATTGAGGCCAAGGAGGGCGTCAAGGTTGAGCGCGAAAGCAAAACGCTGGCG from Oscillospiraceae bacterium MB24-C1 includes the following:
- a CDS encoding amino acid ABC transporter ATP-binding protein, with translation MSIIEVRNLKKSFGDVRVLDGVSFSVEKGEAIAVIGPSGSGKSTMLRCLIGLERADGGDIIIEGDPLMQNGVYVGDAQMRKACAKMGMVFQSFNLFPHMTVLNNLIAAPTIVRKEDKTEATERARTLLSDVGLLDKANVYPSALSGGQKQRVAIARALMMNPDLLLFDEPTSSLDPQLTAEVLAVMKKLVKKRMTMIVVTHEMGFAREAADKVMFMCDCNIVEMGTTKEVFDHPKDPRIREFIQSIL
- the ruvA gene encoding Holliday junction branch migration protein RuvA; its protein translation is MIYSLRGELLLAEPGGVVVECAGVGYRCAVSLNTLTKMPCTGSEVLLLTHMVVRDDTVDLFGFADAQELASFRLLTTVNGVGARLALTLLSDFSSSQLALAVASGDAKALTRSVGVGNKLAQRIVLELKDKLGGFGSADTKVLEAVSASTTKGGNLSEAIAALAALGYSQSEAAGALADCTDEMSVETLVKRGLKKLARF
- the ruvC gene encoding crossover junction endodeoxyribonuclease RuvC: MVVLGIDPGYAIVGCGAVSYDRGRFAMLEADAITTPPKVPFEKRLASIYSDMCALIERVRPDAMAIEELFFSQNKTTGIYVAQARGVILLAAAQYDIEPFEYNPMQVKQAVVGYGKAEKRQVMDMTRRLLCLPECPKPDDVADALAIAICHAHSASVSTMRRAVLNDNNRRNR
- a CDS encoding SH3 domain-containing protein, with translation MPKIYLSPSTQEGNFYVTGGSEEYHMNQLADALEPYLRANAIGFTRNNPNQTVVSIIRQSNAGDYALHLALHSNAAPEYGTLRGVDIYYFPGSYSGQRAANIAVRRFKEIYPLPDKVRALTTTRLGEVDKVKAPALFLEIGYHDNEEDANWVTENLDTIAKTIGQTLAEYFGQPFVSPIQPQQATVSTSGSNLNIRARPSTSAAVIGSIPNGAKVTVYGLLPEWASVSYNNNIGFVNRKYLNI
- a CDS encoding amino acid ABC transporter permease, with translation MLKNFFDIAILLTDGVKYTLALFAVTIVGSMPLGLLLTFMRIGKSTILRGITSFYVYIMRGTPLLLQLYFFYYGLPFIPGMKNVIVLDRLTAAMLAFVLNYAAYFCEIFRGGIISVDKGQYEAARVLGFSKVQTLFKIVLPQMLRVSLPSIANESITLVKDTALVTVIGVTEILYFAKATVNRQAVFTAYPVAAVFYLLMTYIITKLFDYLERKYSF
- a CDS encoding transporter substrate-binding domain-containing protein, whose protein sequence is MKKIICATLAAAMALALTACGGASSSVSTPASSEASAASSAAPAKETYIELTEDLGAEEYGVGFRNGDIAFGLEVQKYLDEMIADGTAAEISQKWFDTDALFKDKGFLEESEAPADDKSLESIKSKGKFIVGLDDSYPPMGFRDDKNEIVGFDIDLAREVAKRMGVEVEFQPIDWDSKELELNAGKIDCIWNGMTITSERVANMYFTKPYIANQQIIIVPASSGITTKTQLEGKIVGLQKGSSSLEALTSDPIGDKVKEIVEYPDNVSAYMDLQAGRIDVFVVDSVVGRYVIAQNAR